The Aquiluna sp. KACHI24 genome contains a region encoding:
- a CDS encoding biotin carboxylase N-terminal domain-containing protein: MSFRRIEKLLIANRGEIAIRIIRAAKDSGILTVAVYADGDRDAQHVKLADEAYALSGVTAAETYLVIEKLIKVAKRSGANAVHPGYGFLSENADFARAVIDAGLIWVGPPPAAIEQLGDKVSARKVAEKVGAPLAPGTINPVESVAEVEEFVEKYGLPVAIKAAYGGGGRGIKIVREGSEIKELFESATREAIAAFGRGECFIEKYLDKPRHVETQCLADAYGNVVVVSTRDCSLQRRHQKLVEEAPAPFLNADQNQRLYESSKAILKEVGYQGAGTCEFLVAQDGTISFLEVNTRLQVEHPVSEEVTGLDLVREQFRIAQGEKIEYSDPEVRGHSFEFRINGEDPGRNFLPAPGPVHLFQAPSGPGVRVDSGVVSGDVISGNFDSMMAKLIVTGDTREQALERSRRALAEMQVLGLPTVLPFHREIVSHPAFTAPTGDFKVFTRWIETEWDNQIPAWSGQAEDLPETEPRHEIVVEVAGKRLEVSVPKRLLVGEIGSAAGHAPKRAKSASASTHTGAKGNSLTAPMQSTVVKIAVTEGQEVAEGDLVVVLEAMKMEQPLTAHRAGKVSSINVEAGTTISAGTRILDIVD; the protein is encoded by the coding sequence ATGAGCTTTCGCCGCATTGAGAAACTACTGATCGCCAACCGCGGCGAAATCGCAATTCGCATTATTCGCGCCGCCAAGGACTCAGGAATCCTGACTGTTGCTGTCTATGCCGACGGTGATCGCGACGCTCAACACGTCAAGCTCGCCGACGAGGCATACGCACTATCTGGTGTCACCGCAGCGGAGACCTACCTCGTAATCGAAAAACTCATCAAGGTTGCAAAGCGCAGCGGAGCGAATGCGGTTCACCCCGGTTATGGATTCCTCTCTGAGAACGCAGACTTTGCTAGGGCAGTGATCGACGCAGGTTTGATTTGGGTTGGACCACCACCGGCCGCTATCGAGCAGCTTGGAGACAAGGTTTCCGCTCGCAAGGTTGCTGAAAAGGTTGGTGCTCCACTTGCCCCCGGAACCATCAACCCGGTTGAGAGTGTTGCAGAGGTCGAGGAGTTCGTTGAGAAGTATGGACTACCTGTGGCCATCAAGGCCGCCTATGGCGGTGGTGGTCGCGGCATCAAAATCGTGCGCGAGGGCTCCGAAATCAAAGAGCTATTTGAATCCGCTACCCGCGAAGCGATTGCCGCCTTTGGTCGCGGTGAGTGCTTTATCGAAAAGTACCTAGACAAGCCAAGACACGTTGAGACCCAGTGTTTGGCAGACGCCTACGGCAATGTCGTAGTGGTCTCGACAAGAGACTGCTCGCTGCAGCGCAGACACCAGAAGCTAGTCGAGGAAGCTCCTGCTCCATTCCTGAATGCGGATCAAAACCAACGTCTCTATGAATCCTCAAAGGCCATCCTCAAGGAAGTTGGCTACCAGGGTGCTGGAACCTGTGAGTTCCTAGTTGCTCAGGACGGCACCATCTCCTTCTTAGAGGTGAACACTCGCCTACAGGTGGAGCACCCGGTTTCTGAAGAGGTGACTGGTCTTGACCTAGTCCGTGAGCAGTTCAGAATTGCTCAGGGCGAGAAGATCGAGTACTCAGACCCAGAGGTTCGTGGCCACAGTTTTGAATTCCGAATCAATGGAGAGGATCCTGGACGCAACTTCCTGCCAGCTCCTGGACCGGTTCACCTATTTCAGGCACCCAGTGGTCCGGGTGTTCGAGTTGACTCCGGGGTAGTTTCAGGCGATGTCATCAGCGGCAACTTTGACTCGATGATGGCCAAGCTAATCGTGACCGGTGACACCAGAGAGCAGGCTCTCGAGCGCTCTAGACGAGCGCTTGCTGAGATGCAGGTTCTAGGTCTACCGACCGTGCTGCCGTTTCACCGCGAGATTGTCTCCCACCCTGCATTCACGGCACCCACCGGAGATTTCAAGGTCTTTACCCGCTGGATTGAAACCGAGTGGGATAACCAGATCCCAGCCTGGAGCGGTCAGGCCGAGGATCTGCCTGAGACCGAGCCAAGACACGAAATCGTGGTTGAGGTTGCAGGAAAGCGACTAGAGGTATCGGTTCCAAAACGCCTGTTGGTGGGTGAAATCGGATCAGCCGCAGGTCACGCACCAAAGCGTGCCAAGAGCGCATCTGCCTCCACCCACACCGGAGCCAAGGGCAACAGCCTCACCGCTCCGATGCAGTCAACAGTCGTGAAAATCGCGGTGACCGAAGGTCAAGAGGTTGCAGAAGGTGACCTAGTGGTGGTTCTGGAGGCCATGAAGATGGAACAGCCGCTAACCGCTCACCGCGCCGGCAAGGTCAGTTCAATAAATGTTGAGGCTGGCACAACCATTTCGGCTGGCACCAGAATCTTAGATATCGTCGACTAG